A window of Desulfobulbus oralis genomic DNA:
GCGGCCGGTTATTCAGTTGTTCTGCCGCCTTAACGACCATTGCTTCCGTGATCTTGTGAAAGCTGATGCCCCTGGGAAAATACTGCCGCAAAAGCCCGCCCTCGTTTTCGTTTGTGCCACGCTGCCAAGGAGCATGTGGTTTACAAAAATACGTGCGCAGGCCAGTGGCCAACTCCAGAGCCCTGAAGCCTGCCAGTTCCGAACCATTATCCAGCGTCAGGGTCTGCCTCAGCTTTGGCGGCACAGCACGCAGGCAGGGAATGAGTGCCGCATTGAAGGACGCGGCTGTCTTGTACCCTGGCCAGCAGGAGAAAGCGGCTCCTGCGTTCGGTACAGCTGAGCAGCGGCTGCTTTTCCTTTGGAGGCACAGACAAGGTCGGCTTCCCAGTCACCAAAGCGAGTTCTGAGTTCCACAATCCCCGGGCGGCAGCTGATATCAATACGCCCGGGAAACAGGCGCCGGCCCTGGCCATACCTGGCTTGCCGCCTCCGGCCTTTGTGGGCGCGGCGCAGATGGCGGTAGCTGGTATCGCCGAATTGTGCCGCTGCATGGACCCAGCGGTAGATAGTCTCTGTACTGATACGCATGCTTTGATCCTCTGGATACTCCAGACGGATGCGCCCTGCAATCTGCTCGGAAAACCAGTTTGCGCGCAACTTTTCATCGACCCAGGCGATCAATCCGGGCCGATTCATACAACGGTAATGCCTTGCTCTCTTTCGTCTTTTCCGGGCACGCCGCTCTGCGCTCTGCGCACGATAGCCTCGTTTTGCAGAACCCACGTTGCGGCGCAGCTCCCGGGAAAGCGTGCTGTGACTCCTGCCCAGGCGTCTGGCCATTTCCCGGCAGCTCAGGCCCATGGACACAAATATTTCGATCCTGATGCGTTCTTCCAGAGTAAGATGGCTATGGGACATGGCGGGCTCCTTCTGGCCGAGTGGTTGTTGGTGCTGCCAACTCTACCAGAATCCCGCCTTGTCCTTTTAACTTTTCATCCCCCTACCACGTGGTGCGTTTGGAATGAGAATCTACCCCCAGGCGATCAGATCGGAGCGGCTCATGCAGCGGTAATGGCGCAGCTCCCGGCAATCTCCGCAAGCAGACGGTTCTTCAGATCTTAGAGATAGTACGTGCTCCTGGCACTACGGTCTTCGGAGCCGCCGGTTCCGGCGCCATAGCCATAGCTAGCCAGAACCACACCGTTGACCTCTACCTGACGCAAAGGGCGTAGGGACATCCCATAATAAGTGCTGGTGTAGGAATATGACGTGTGAATTCACCAAATGCTCAGCTCATTCACGAACTCACTTTAAAAATAGCTGGAGTTCATCTAAGGTCCTCCACCACTCTCTGTTTCTATGATAAGTGTCCCAATCAACTTCTTCTTGTACTTCATTTACATGACATATATCCCTCCAAGTGTATTCTTTTGGAAAGCTTTTCCAGTATAATAAACTTCCTGGATATATTTCATTTAGCACTAAATTATCTGATAAAGTATGATATAAATTTGATTCTATCGAAGTTTTTGCAAATTTGTATCCAATATTTTTATCAGTGCAAAGAAAGTCAATAATTATATTAGTACTATCTTCATATGATGAGTCAATACAGTATCTATTCCAAATTGGGGTTCTCTCAATTGCCCATATACCTCCTCCTTTTTTAGTAATTTGGTAATAATTATTATTAAATGTTATATATTGTTCATATTTTAAAGTATTAAGAACTCTTAATAATTCTCTGTCATTAAAATCATGTGAATACTCAACATTCATATGAATAGAATAGTTTTCTTCACATAAATTTTTAAAATTGCTTCTTCCTTCTAAAGCTAGAAAATCGAGTATAAATAATTCACCATTTGAGAGATGTGTGATTTTTGTCCTTTTTGGCAGCATAAAAATAGCTTAATGTTATCATTGAATTAGTTAATGAGCCAGCCAAATATATTTTTGATTGGGCCTCTAATTGTCTCTTCACAACATTGACAAGTTGTTGTACTCACCAAATGAGAGCCATTTCCAGTTACTTGGTAATGATACCCTTTCCCAGCACAAGGACATTTATAAAATAATTCCATTTCTAAAACAATAGTGAATTTATAATCCATGACCAGGCGACGATGGATTTGACGCGGGGCTGATCGAGTTCCATACTGCGCAAGGCTGTTTCCAGGTGATCTTCCAGAGCATCAAGACTGTCGAAAACCAGGTTGCCAAAGTATTGCTCACGCACTTCATCCCATATATGCTCAACAGGATGCAACTCGGGCGAATAAGGAGGCAGCGAAACAAGCCGCATGTTGGCGGGAATGTTCAGGCACGACTCCCTGTGCCAGCCAGCGCCATCCAGAATCATGAGCAGTCTTTCTTCAGGATAACGGGAAGCCACTTCATCCAGGAATATCTGCATGCACACCCTGTTGACATGCGGCATGATCAACGTGTCCAGGCGACCATCACTCACCGATACCGTGGCATAGGCGTAAACAGATTCCTGCGTTACCATGCTCCGGCATACGGGGCGATGCGGCCGTGGACACCAGCACCGCCTTGACAGCGAAATCCGGCCAAAGCGGCCCTCATCCTGAAACAGCACGCGCAAGGGTCCCGTTCCAGGCCAATGGCTGTCTACGGTGGCGAGCAATGCCGGGAATTTTTTTCCACTCTGCCTGTATCCCGGCATCGGCCCTGACGTGCCGCTTGTCCGGAGCGAGCTTGCGCCAGTTATGGCGGTGCAGCAAATTGTAGACTGTGGACAGGGGAACAGTGCGGCCCAGGTGCGCATCGAGCGCCTGCTTGATCTCCCGGACAACCAGAATGCCACCCTGGGCTGCTTTTTCGAAGAAAGGAGCCAGGAAAGCGGCTTCTTCCTCCCTGCTCATGTTTTCATGCCGTCTGCCGCCCGGTTTTCGCTTGTCCAAATCAGGCGCGCCTGCCAGGCGGATGAACCGGTTGCGCAGCTGACAGACCCATCCTTTGGATATTCCGGTGACCATGGCCACCTGTTCCAGGGAAAAACCAAACTCCAGCGGCAGGATGACTGCCTGGGCCTGGCGGAGCTCTGCCACTGTGTGCGCCTGTTTCAATGCCTCCCTGGCCGCAACAAGAACCTCTTGTCCTCGTGCTGGACGTGCCATCTGCCCACCTCCTGTAAGATGAGCATATTATACCATTAATGATGTGGAATTGGAATTAGAAGGACAAGGCGGGATTCTGGTAGAGTTGGCAGCACCAACAACCACTCAGCCAGAAGGAGCCCGCCATGTCCCATAGCCATCTTGCTCTGGAAAAACGCATCAGGATCGAAATATTTGTGTCCATGGGCCTGAGCTGCCGGGAAATGGCCAGACGCCTGGGCAGGAGTCACAGCACGCTTTCCCGGGAGCTGCGCCGCAACGTGGGTTCTGCAAAAAGAGGCTATCGTGCGCAGAGTGCAGAGCGGCGTGCCCGGAAAAGACGAAAGAGAGCAAGGCATTACCGCTGTATGAATCGGCCCGAACTGGTTGCCTGGGTCGATGAAAAATTACGCGCAAACTGGTCTCCCGAACAGATTGCAGGGCGCATCCGTCTGGAGTATCCAGAGGATCAAAGCATGCGTATCAGTACAGAGACTATCTACCGCTGGGTCTATGCAGCGGCACAATTCGGCGATACCAGCTACCGCCATCTGCGCCGCGCCCACAAAGGCCGGAGGCGGCAAGCCAGGTATGGCCAGGGCCGGCGTCTGTTTCCCGGGCGTATTGATATCAGCTGCCGCCCGGGGATTGTGGCACTCAGAACCCGCTTTGGTGACTGGGAAGCCGACCTTGTCTGTGCCTCCAAAGGAAAGGCGGCGCTGCTCAGCTGTACCGAACGGAAAAGCCGCTTTCTCTTGCTGGCCAGGGTACAGGACAAGACAGCCGCGTTCTTCAATGCGGCGCTCATTCCCTGCCTGCGTGCTGTGCCGTCAAAGCTGAGGCAGACCCTGACGCTGGATAATGGTTCGGAAATGGCAGGCTTCAGGGCGCTGGAGTTGGCCACTGGCCTGCGCACGTATTTTTGCCAGCCGCATGCTCCTTGGCAGCGTGGCACAAACGAAAACAGCAACGGGCTTTTGCGGCAGTATTTTCCCAGGGGCATCAGCTTGCACAAGATCACGGAAGCAATGGTCGTTAAGGCGGCAGAACAACTGAACAACCGGCCGCGCAAATGTTTACACTACCAGACTCCCGCTGAGGTTTTTAACCAGGAACTCACCGGTGCATTTGCAATTTGAATTCACCGCCTTCATCAAATTTCGCAGTCGCCTGGGGCAATCTATCCTGCAGATTTTACGGCTTGTTCAGCTCAATTTGTTTGAACGGCGGGATTTAGACGAACTTTTTTGTCCGGAAAAACAAAAAATACCATTACATAACAACCAGTTATCGCTATTCCAAATTTAGTGGGACAGCAGTGTGTCTGTTTGATTATCCGTTCTACAAGCATGGGTTCCTCTCTAGATAGATTGTTGACTGATCGCCCTCTATCTATCCAAAAGAACTCATGCTTTTTAGTTTGTTCAGATCTTTTTACGCACCGTTTTGTGAGAAGAACCCATTTTTTTATTTAAAATTGAAAATTAACGGCAAAATTGTAATAACAAATAAAGACCAAATAATATAAACTGGTAAAAAACTTACTATTGATTTAGTCATAATTTCAGTTATCCTGCTCTCAGTTTTAATATATTTGAAATATGCAATAAGTATAACGATAAGATGAGTAAAAAGTGAATTCTCTACCGCCTAAAGGCGGTAGCTTCGAACCATTGCCGCCTGCAAGGCGGCTTACGGAGCCAGGGTAAAATCGTCATCGTGGGCTCGCTCCTCCAAGTCCTGCTCTGCAATATATTGCATGATGACATCGTCTGTGACATTGCCTGAACTGGCGGCAAAATATCCGCGACCCCACAGATGACGGCCCCAAAATTGCCCGGACAAACGTCGGTTTTCTGCAAGCAGCTTGCGTGAGGTTTTCCCTTTTATGCGGCCAACCAATTTACTCACAGAAATCTGTGGAGGAAGCGAAACAAACAGATGTACATGATCTTTGGAGACGTGCCCTTTCAAAATATCTATATCCATGGATCGGCATATTTCTCGTATCAGATCCTGTAAACGCACGGCCACGTCTCCAAAGAGAACCGGTTTGCGATACTTGGTAATCCATACAATATGGACCTTGAGGGAATAAATTGAATGCGAGCCTTTGCGATACGCATAGTCATCCATAGTATCGCAAACCTACTGAAGTCTTCGCCTCAAGGCGAGGGATTTTCTCCCATTCCCAGAAAGAGACATTAAACCTTTGTTCTCTCTTCTCCCTGATGGGGAAGGTATATAATTAACTCTTGCATGCCAAACTCTTAAAGTTTCTGAATCCGGAAACATCTTAATTGCTTCAACTAACCAATCCTCAAATTGGAATTTATCCCGCCGATAAAGTCTTTCCAGTTTTTCTGGAGCATCTATGTTTGTAACAATTTCATTCTTCATGACTTATCATCCCTTTGAAGAAAGGTTGATTTTTCGAAGAGGACACAAAGAGGGCGATTGTGCCCCTGCGTGTCAGTTGTGCCATCT
This region includes:
- a CDS encoding IS630 family transposase, encoding MPGYRQSGKKFPALLATVDSHWPGTGPLRVLFQDEGRFGRISLSRRCWCPRPHRPVCRSMVTQESVYAYATVSVSDGRLDTLIMPHVNRVCMQIFLDEVASRYPEERLLMILDGAGWHRESCLNIPANMRLVSLPPYSPELHPVEHIWDEVREQYFGNLVFDSLDALEDHLETALRSMELDQPRVKSIVAWSWIINSLLF
- a CDS encoding winged helix-turn-helix domain-containing protein; this translates as MARPARGQEVLVAAREALKQAHTVAELRQAQAVILPLEFGFSLEQVAMVTGISKGWVCQLRNRFIRLAGAPDLDKRKPGGRRHENMSREEEAAFLAPFFEKAAQGGILVVREIKQALDAHLGRTVPLSTVYNLLHRHNWRKLAPDKRHVRADAGIQAEWKKIPGIARHRRQPLAWNGTLARAVSG
- a CDS encoding IS30 family transposase, which gives rise to MSHSHLALEKRIRIEIFVSMGLSCREMARRLGRSHSTLSRELRRNVGSAKRGYRAQSAERRARKRRKRARHYRCMNRPELVAWVDEKLRANWSPEQIAGRIRLEYPEDQSMRISTETIYRWVYAAAQFGDTSYRHLRRAHKGRRRQARYGQGRRLFPGRIDISCRPGIVALRTRFGDWEADLVCASKGKAALLSCTERKSRFLLLARVQDKTAAFFNAALIPCLRAVPSKLRQTLTLDNGSEMAGFRALELATGLRTYFCQPHAPWQRGTNENSNGLLRQYFPRGISLHKITEAMVVKAAEQLNNRPRKCLHYQTPAEVFNQELTGAFAI
- the tnpA gene encoding IS200/IS605 family transposase is translated as MDDYAYRKGSHSIYSLKVHIVWITKYRKPVLFGDVAVRLQDLIREICRSMDIDILKGHVSKDHVHLFVSLPPQISVSKLVGRIKGKTSRKLLAENRRLSGQFWGRHLWGRGYFAASSGNVTDDVIMQYIAEQDLEERAHDDDFTLAP